DNA from Aureimonas sp. AU20:
GCTTCCTCGCCGCGCGTGACCGGATGGGCGGCCCGGCCTATTCGGCCGCCACCGCCCGCGCACGCTGCTGGTTGGCCATGCGCACGGCGAGCCGGAAGGCCTCGCGCGTCGCGCCGATATCGGCGACGCCCTTGCCGGCGATGTCGTAGGCCGTGCCGTGGGCTGGGGTGCAGAGCGGGAAGGGCAGGCCGCCCATCATGGTGACGCCCTTGTCGAAGCCCATGAGCTTCATCGCGATCTGGCCCTGGTCGTGATACATGGTGAGGACCGCGTGCCAGCCCTCCTTGAGGGCGCGAAGGAACACCGTGTCGGCCGGGAACGGGCCGTCCACTTCGTAGCCCAGGTCCTTGGCCGCCTGCACGGCCGGCTCGATGATCTCGATCTCCTCGGTGCCGAAGGCGCCGCCGTCGCCGGCATGCGGGTTCAGGCCGTTGATCGCGATGCGCGGGCGCTCGATACCGGACTGCTTCAGGCAGTCATGCGTCAGCTTCACCTCGGCTAGGATCGCGTCCACCGAGAGATGCGCCGACACGTCCTTCAAGGGGATGTGCGAGGTGACGCGGGCGTTCCAGACCTTTTCCAGAACGTTGAACTCGCGGACCTTGCCGCGAAAGCCGGTGACATCCACCACGAAGCGGATTTCGTCGTCATAGCCGGGATAGGCCAGCCGCATCGCCTGCTTGTTGAAGGGGGTGAAGCACACCGCATCCGCCTCGCCGCGGTGGGCCATTT
Protein-coding regions in this window:
- a CDS encoding 4-hydroxythreonine-4-phosphate dehydrogenase PdxA gives rise to the protein MANATNPSSRPVIALAMGDPAGISPELTAMLLTLPEAKDDARIVTFGDRRILERGAIEAGVTLDLDVVASEAEIAPGARHVLVDLGHLSVEEVERGQATLPGGLFATRNFRSALEMAHRGEADAVCFTPFNKQAMRLAYPGYDDEIRFVVDVTGFRGKVREFNVLEKVWNARVTSHIPLKDVSAHLSVDAILAEVKLTHDCLKQSGIERPRIAINGLNPHAGDGGAFGTEEIEIIEPAVQAAKDLGYEVDGPFPADTVFLRALKEGWHAVLTMYHDQGQIAMKLMGFDKGVTMMGGLPFPLCTPAHGTAYDIAGKGVADIGATREAFRLAVRMANQQRARAVAAE